From Apium graveolens cultivar Ventura chromosome 9, ASM990537v1, whole genome shotgun sequence, the proteins below share one genomic window:
- the LOC141683761 gene encoding uncharacterized protein LOC141683761, with protein MDTEIENENTRRKLAKDPKRKAKRSNDPGWKYAYYPLPDINKDIIKCILCVNQNHGGMNRFKQHLIGGYPDIVKCSKITKEIANEMQEFVQNKKRKNKKNMQQVEEENIDDDVQEIPSTTTSNTLQSSKSGAGKKDKAAAQSFSFKKPAASSKSVASMLMRTSEQVVEDRHTPGEKQTTLENRLRTPEEKERVHMHIANFFYECGIPFNAANSRSYEVMIESIGQYGPGLKPPTYHDLRVPLLKKAKEEIEKLKEKHEKAWKMYGCTLMSDGWTNRRGMSLINFLANSPQGTFFLGPVNASSESHDAQMLANLLESKIKEIG; from the coding sequence ATGGACACTGAAATTGAAAATGAAAATACAAGAAGAAAGTTGGCTAAAGATCCCAAAAGAAAAGCTAAAAGATCAAATGATCCGGGATGGAAATATGCATATTATCCCCTTCCGGACATTAATAAAGATATTATCAAATGTATTCTTTGCGTGAATCAAAATCATGGAGGAATGAATCGCTTTAAACAACACTTAATTGGAGGCTATCCAGATATTGTCAAGTGTTCCAAAATAACCAAAGAAATTGCCAATGAAATGCAAGAGTTTGTGCAAAATAAAAAGAGgaagaataaaaaaaatatgCAACAGGTTGAGGAAGAGAACATTGATGATGATGTTCAAGAAATACCTTCAACAACAACCTCAAATACTCTCCAAAGTTCAAAATCAGGTGCTGGGAAAAAAGACAAGGCTGCTGCTCAGTCATTTTCATTCAAAAAACCAGCAGCTAGCTCAAAATCTGTTGCTTCCATGCTCATGAGGACTTCAGAACAGGTTGTTGAAGATCGACACACACCGGGAGAAAAGcaaacaaccttggaaaatcgTCTAAGGACTCCAGAAGAGAAGGAACGAGTTCATATGCATATTGCAAACTTTTTCTATGAATGTGGGATTCCTTTCAATGCTGCAAACTCTAGGAGTTATGAGGTGATGATCGAATCCATAGGCCAATACGGTCCCGGTTTGAAGCCTCCAACATATCATGATTTGAGGGTGCCTCTACTTAAAAAAGCAAAAGAAGAAATAGAAAAATTGAAGGAAAAGCACGAGAAGGCTTGGAAGATGTATGGTTGCACTCTTATGTCGGATGGATGGACGAATAGACGAGGAATGAGTCTTATAAACTTCCTTGCTAATAGTCCTCAAGGTACTTTCTTTTTGGGTCCGGTGAATGCTTCAAGCGAATCACACGATGCACAAATGTTGGCGAACTTACTTGAAAGCAAGATCAAGGAAATTGGTTAG